In Candidatus Sedimenticola sp. (ex Thyasira tokunagai), the following proteins share a genomic window:
- a CDS encoding CsgG/HfaB family protein, with protein sequence MAYSVDAEGTRRPLPQNITHIEPKYLVNLEWGKFGGTKSRIGVLPVENNSSSSTVNVTGSGGTMTYTGGGGGVPVQGIEAILMDAMHRTGRFRLVERKVLDKTLQEQDLGATGRIARSSAAKIGKVLGAQYLFQAVVTNYEAGVENKGGGLGGLIGGSAGALLGGLSIKSSKAVLGMNFRLINSETSEVVYTDQVQVAVEESGLSYGGAGYSSGSGGLGGFLSDYSKTPIGQAVISAVNQGVFGLVKQTGTSKVEGVVIKSTQGKIFLSLGEGAVAANEMLDLVKVGEQLIHPVTGVSLGGEEELVGSLKVVSVKEKYSIAKPVGIKASKVKRGDKVVSRRAAEPLMYAPTWEAPEEKGFFGGSKSNTGGGDNSGNPFSNF encoded by the coding sequence TTGGCCTACTCCGTAGATGCAGAGGGTACCAGGCGACCGCTGCCACAGAATATCACCCATATTGAGCCAAAATATCTAGTCAATCTGGAGTGGGGTAAATTTGGTGGCACCAAGAGCCGTATCGGCGTTCTGCCTGTTGAAAACAACTCATCCTCCTCGACGGTAAATGTAACGGGTTCCGGCGGCACCATGACCTACACTGGCGGTGGTGGGGGTGTCCCCGTGCAGGGTATTGAAGCGATTCTCATGGATGCCATGCATCGCACTGGTCGTTTCCGCTTGGTAGAGCGTAAGGTGTTGGATAAAACGCTGCAGGAACAGGACCTCGGGGCGACAGGCCGAATTGCAAGATCATCGGCTGCAAAAATCGGCAAGGTACTGGGTGCGCAGTATCTGTTTCAGGCGGTAGTAACCAATTACGAAGCCGGCGTGGAAAACAAGGGCGGTGGTTTGGGTGGCCTGATAGGTGGTAGTGCCGGCGCCCTTCTCGGGGGACTTTCCATTAAATCCTCCAAGGCAGTACTTGGTATGAACTTTCGTCTGATTAACTCTGAGACCAGCGAAGTGGTCTATACCGATCAGGTCCAGGTTGCCGTCGAGGAGTCAGGACTCAGTTATGGTGGTGCGGGATATTCCAGCGGTAGCGGGGGGCTGGGTGGCTTCTTATCGGACTACTCAAAGACACCTATTGGACAGGCGGTCATCTCTGCAGTTAATCAAGGGGTCTTTGGCCTGGTGAAACAGACGGGAACTTCCAAGGTAGAAGGTGTAGTCATCAAATCCACCCAAGGAAAGATTTTTCTTAGCTTGGGAGAGGGTGCGGTAGCGGCCAATGAGATGTTGGACCTGGTTAAAGTCGGCGAGCAGTTGATCCACCCGGTTACCGGCGTTTCACTGGGTGGAGAAGAAGAGCTGGTTGGCTCGCTCAAGGTGGTTTCTGTTAAAGAGAAATACTCCATTGCCAAGCCCGTAGGGATCAAAGCATCAAAGGTCAAACGTGGTGACAAGGTGGTATCGCGCCGGGCGGCAGAGCCCCTGATGTATGCACCCACCTGGGAGGCACCGGAAGAGAAGGGCTTCTTCGGTGGTAGCAAGAGCAACACAGGGGGCGGTGATAACTCTGGAAATCCATTTTCCAACTTTTAA
- a CDS encoding serine/threonine-protein kinase: protein MIDFNSVLNQFFAGKLDFNGLLRELDLRLSEDPACSPQINRLLEDLLRQDRLPIQIYLALKERVGGAESAGLPDAFGQQIPDGEGSAAVADDQRTRMAPKDSHLQGTAKVSGPGPGMHRSTVPDSPLADMDYPQIPQVGTVLKGRFVLEEEVGRGGMGAVYKSRDMRKEEARDRDPFVAVKVLNEDFRGNPEAFIALQRETKKAQRLAHPNIATVYDFDRDGDLVFMTMELLEGESVEQLVKRVSSSGLPLQEALPIIEGMAGGLEYAHERQIVHADFKPGNAFITSEGTVKVLDFGIARAVKRPGQAAQDATVFDPGKWEALTPAYASCEMFDQATPDPRDDVYGLACVAYELLAGRHPFNKLPANQARNRKLEPEPIRALSQKQNQALRRGLAFNRNERTAGADELLNELKVGTGTGAGRSVWIGALALTAMLIAGGTYYFFQLPVDVPPVIKAPITTPEVVSPVEEKPTEVPLDPETQAKIERILEIADLHLAIGRRIEPEGSNAAEAYRAVLDFHPVNERALAGLQQIATHYEQQARTSLGNGDLNKALSEIDAGLKAYPRHSALMLLREKARGGAEK, encoded by the coding sequence ATGATCGATTTCAACTCGGTTCTAAATCAATTCTTTGCCGGTAAACTGGATTTCAACGGCTTGTTGCGGGAACTTGACCTGCGGCTCTCCGAGGATCCTGCTTGCTCACCTCAGATCAATAGGTTGCTAGAGGATCTCCTGCGCCAAGACCGGCTCCCGATACAGATTTATCTGGCCTTGAAGGAGCGAGTTGGTGGCGCTGAGTCTGCCGGCTTGCCGGACGCTTTCGGGCAACAAATCCCAGATGGAGAGGGTAGCGCTGCCGTAGCCGATGATCAGCGTACGCGCATGGCGCCCAAGGATTCTCATTTGCAAGGCACAGCCAAGGTGTCTGGCCCTGGCCCGGGAATGCACAGGTCCACCGTCCCAGACTCCCCCTTAGCCGATATGGATTATCCACAAATACCTCAGGTAGGGACTGTGCTCAAAGGTCGCTTCGTACTTGAGGAAGAGGTTGGCCGGGGTGGTATGGGGGCAGTCTACAAGTCCCGGGATATGCGCAAGGAGGAGGCGAGGGATCGGGACCCCTTCGTCGCCGTTAAGGTACTGAACGAGGATTTTCGCGGTAACCCCGAGGCCTTTATCGCATTGCAACGGGAAACCAAGAAGGCCCAGCGTCTTGCCCATCCCAACATTGCCACCGTCTATGATTTCGATCGGGATGGAGATCTTGTCTTTATGACCATGGAGTTGCTGGAGGGCGAGTCCGTGGAACAGTTGGTGAAACGGGTCAGTTCCAGTGGTCTCCCGCTGCAGGAAGCACTGCCGATTATCGAGGGTATGGCCGGCGGGCTGGAGTACGCCCATGAAAGGCAGATCGTTCATGCCGATTTCAAACCGGGAAATGCCTTTATCACATCGGAGGGTACGGTGAAGGTGTTGGATTTTGGTATCGCACGTGCTGTAAAACGACCGGGACAGGCAGCTCAGGACGCGACGGTGTTCGATCCTGGAAAATGGGAGGCCTTAACCCCGGCGTATGCAAGCTGTGAGATGTTTGATCAAGCCACGCCCGATCCTCGGGATGACGTCTATGGTCTAGCCTGTGTAGCTTATGAGTTGCTCGCCGGTCGTCACCCATTCAATAAACTCCCGGCAAACCAGGCACGCAACCGAAAACTTGAGCCGGAGCCCATTAGGGCCCTGAGTCAGAAGCAGAATCAGGCACTGCGACGAGGCCTGGCCTTCAACCGAAATGAGCGCACAGCCGGCGCCGATGAATTATTGAATGAACTCAAGGTGGGGACAGGCACCGGGGCCGGCCGTTCGGTGTGGATTGGTGCATTGGCATTGACGGCTATGCTGATCGCCGGCGGTACCTACTATTTTTTCCAGCTGCCAGTGGATGTTCCACCCGTCATAAAAGCACCCATCACAACTCCGGAAGTCGTATCACCGGTGGAAGAAAAACCGACAGAAGTCCCACTTGATCCTGAAACCCAGGCAAAAATTGAGCGTATACTGGAGATAGCCGATCTGCATTTGGCGATAGGAAGGCGGATAGAACCCGAAGGCAGCAATGCCGCAGAGGCCTACAGGGCGGTGCTGGACTTTCATCCGGTGAACGAACGGGCATTGGCTGGACTGCAGCAGATCGCCACCCACTATGAGCAGCAGGCCCGCACAAGCCTTGGCAACGGTGACCTGAATAAAGCCTTGTCCGAGATAGATGCAGGGCTGAAGGCCTACCCAAGACACTCTGCGTTAATGCTACTAAGGGAGAAAGCCAGGGGTGGAGCTGAAAAATAA
- a CDS encoding caspase family protein encodes MKNMMSLFHDLFRITGNEGGHRAFNRIFRGGLYGLFLWIALVGGSSLVFAVEPIEITVETTECGGEIGFTSFFSSDLYKIQSADCSDPNEPGKKLQQVLLKSTSGVSSFNVLWVTQAEARSIMQQIRESRGAKLKHLTKPKVIIKKETVIKHEPARPVEERGAAIHPPTAALRGELVGPTINLIDPPVANTRSITNVITPAGTEGRLIVGRVDAPAGLLSLTINGQPFEADAQGLFKANVPVSKSKTPVSIVAVDKQGKRSEVEFRLLPEAAQERAGTAGGQAAGDGVFGTYHALVIANNQYQKLDDLSTPSNDADAVSQILKQKYGFTVTRLQNATRYEILSTMNKLRKSLTEKDNLLIFYAGHGEYDKTNNRGHWLPVDAERDSTANWVSTIAITDILNAMSAKHILVIADSCYSGALTRSANTELDPGMSDEVRMKWLRAIAKTRSRYVLTSGGVKPVLDDGGNGHSIFASALIEALNQNQGILEGSKLYRDVKARVEVSTEELNVDQTPQYAKLKRTGHEYGEFLLVGEK; translated from the coding sequence ATGAAAAACATGATGTCACTGTTTCATGATCTGTTTCGTATTACTGGCAATGAGGGTGGGCACAGGGCGTTCAACAGGATCTTCAGGGGAGGGCTGTATGGCCTTTTTCTGTGGATTGCCCTAGTGGGCGGTTCCAGCCTCGTTTTTGCCGTGGAGCCGATCGAGATCACTGTAGAGACGACAGAGTGTGGCGGAGAGATTGGCTTTACATCCTTTTTTTCCAGCGACCTGTATAAGATCCAATCCGCCGATTGCTCCGATCCCAATGAGCCTGGTAAAAAGCTTCAGCAGGTGCTGCTTAAGTCCACCTCTGGAGTCTCTAGTTTCAATGTGCTTTGGGTGACTCAGGCCGAAGCCAGAAGCATTATGCAGCAGATCAGGGAGTCGCGCGGGGCTAAACTGAAACACCTGACCAAACCCAAGGTCATCATTAAGAAGGAGACGGTGATCAAGCATGAACCGGCACGACCCGTCGAAGAGCGGGGTGCTGCTATCCACCCCCCGACGGCGGCATTGCGCGGTGAGCTCGTCGGCCCAACCATCAACTTAATCGATCCGCCAGTCGCAAATACGCGCTCCATCACCAATGTGATCACTCCCGCCGGAACCGAGGGACGCCTGATTGTCGGCAGGGTGGATGCGCCCGCCGGGCTATTGTCATTAACTATCAATGGCCAGCCTTTTGAAGCTGATGCGCAAGGACTATTTAAGGCTAATGTACCCGTGAGCAAGAGCAAGACACCGGTCAGCATTGTGGCCGTGGATAAGCAGGGGAAGCGCAGTGAAGTGGAGTTTCGGCTTTTACCCGAAGCCGCTCAGGAGAGAGCCGGCACCGCTGGTGGTCAAGCGGCCGGCGACGGAGTTTTTGGGACATATCATGCTCTCGTTATTGCCAATAACCAGTACCAAAAACTTGATGATCTGAGCACTCCAAGCAACGATGCCGATGCGGTTTCGCAGATCTTAAAGCAGAAGTATGGATTTACGGTGACCCGTCTTCAGAACGCTACTCGCTATGAAATTCTTTCGACAATGAATAAGTTGCGCAAGAGTTTGACCGAAAAAGATAACCTTCTGATCTTCTATGCCGGCCATGGTGAGTATGATAAAACGAACAACCGGGGTCACTGGTTGCCGGTGGATGCAGAGCGTGACAGCACGGCAAATTGGGTCTCCACCATCGCTATCACGGACATTCTCAATGCCATGTCTGCCAAACATATTCTTGTAATCGCCGACTCCTGTTATTCCGGGGCCTTGACAAGGAGTGCCAATACCGAGCTGGATCCCGGTATGTCGGATGAAGTCCGGATGAAATGGCTACGTGCCATCGCCAAGACCCGTTCACGTTACGTGCTCACCTCCGGCGGTGTAAAACCGGTACTGGATGACGGCGGCAATGGCCACTCCATCTTTGCCAGCGCCCTCATTGAGGCCTTGAATCAGAATCAGGGTATCCTGGAAGGTTCCAAACTGTATAGAGATGTAAAGGCACGTGTTGAGGTTAGTACGGAAGAGTTGAATGTGGATCAGACTCCACAATATGCCAAGCTCAAACGTACCGGCCATGAGTATGGTGAATTCCTGCTTGTGGGTGAGAAATAG
- a CDS encoding filamentous hemagglutinin N-terminal domain-containing protein — protein sequence MKKCAQKGTDATRLIQKVLALSAGAIIGMSGPAYSGPEGGQVMGGTGLISLPDAATTLIQQQSQNLAIDWQRFNVASNERVLFQQPSASAAVLNRILDQNPSQIFGSIEANGRVFLSNPNGIIFGASATVNVGSLFATGLDMSSADFMSGRYEMGLADGESAGVVINRGIISAATGGSVTLVGGAVSNEGLIIADVGYVNLAAGRKAVVDFRGDGSIRFQVDEAVLGNPVGLDSAVSNSGEIRAEGGQVLLSGHAAQDVFTRVVNNDGVIRAGRIDDSGGTIRLLGSGGDVYNSGTLDAVSGSGQGGDIDVLGDRVAITSDAQIDASGTTGGGNVRIGGDYQGANPDVHNASHTYVGSDAVIKADATDAGDGGRVIVWADGNTGFYGSISARGGSEAGDGGFVEVSGKGSLQFDGKVDATAANGKWGHTAAGPYRHHYPVGGGKSGWRDRCGMSTSSTIAC from the coding sequence ATGAAAAAGTGTGCTCAGAAAGGAACAGATGCAACCCGCCTGATCCAAAAGGTACTTGCACTCTCCGCTGGTGCGATCATAGGAATGTCCGGGCCGGCCTACTCGGGGCCCGAGGGCGGGCAGGTGATGGGCGGTACCGGTCTTATCAGTCTGCCGGATGCTGCAACCACACTGATCCAACAGCAGTCCCAAAATCTCGCTATTGACTGGCAGCGCTTCAATGTCGCCTCCAATGAGCGCGTCCTTTTTCAACAACCCTCCGCCTCTGCTGCTGTACTCAATCGCATTCTTGACCAGAATCCCAGCCAGATTTTCGGCTCCATCGAGGCCAACGGCCGGGTATTCCTCAGCAATCCCAATGGGATCATCTTTGGAGCATCGGCCACCGTCAACGTGGGAAGCCTGTTCGCTACCGGCCTGGACATGAGTTCTGCTGATTTTATGAGCGGCCGCTACGAGATGGGACTGGCTGACGGTGAGTCAGCCGGCGTGGTTATCAACCGGGGGATCATAAGTGCCGCCACCGGTGGCTCCGTTACCTTGGTGGGTGGTGCAGTCAGCAATGAAGGGTTGATTATTGCGGATGTGGGTTATGTCAATCTGGCCGCCGGTCGCAAGGCAGTGGTGGATTTTCGTGGTGACGGCTCGATCCGTTTCCAGGTGGATGAAGCGGTGCTGGGTAACCCTGTCGGCCTGGATTCCGCCGTCAGCAACAGCGGTGAGATTCGCGCCGAAGGCGGGCAGGTGCTCCTCTCCGGTCATGCTGCACAGGATGTCTTTACCAGGGTAGTGAACAATGATGGCGTAATTCGCGCCGGGCGTATCGACGACTCCGGCGGCACCATCCGTCTGCTGGGCAGCGGTGGCGATGTCTATAACAGCGGCACTCTCGATGCCGTCTCCGGCAGCGGGCAGGGGGGCGATATCGATGTGCTGGGTGATCGTGTAGCCATTACAAGTGATGCACAGATCGATGCCTCAGGGACCACAGGCGGCGGCAATGTGCGTATTGGTGGCGACTACCAGGGGGCTAATCCCGATGTCCATAATGCCAGTCACACCTATGTGGGGTCTGATGCAGTCATCAAGGCGGATGCTACTGATGCCGGCGACGGCGGGCGGGTAATCGTGTGGGCGGATGGAAACACCGGATTCTACGGAAGTATCAGCGCCCGTGGTGGATCGGAGGCTGGAGACGGTGGCTTTGTGGAGGTGTCCGGCAAGGGAAGTCTGCAATTTGACGGCAAGGTGGACGCCACGGCGGCCAATGGCAAGTGGGGGCACACTGCTGCTGGACCCTACCGACATCACTATCCAGTCGGGGGCGGGAAATCTGGATGGCGAGATCGATGCGGCATGTCAACCAGTTCGACGATAGCATGCTGA